The genomic DNA gatcagcattaagtattttgttctctcctaattccatgtatgactggccatcctgtgaggtgaggatgttgggtgagcttgtagctggtttttgatctacactgtggtcctttatacagaatagggaagcagcacattgctgtgtatacctaaacatgtttaaaaatacattgagaggagttttgtagaaactggtaagagtaattataatataatgtttccatgattcagtgcttacctcttgtgaaaattgcttagagttgtttagtcagagttgatttgttttttgtattgaggctggtattttctaaattgattccatgtacagtatgtctaaccatcctgtgagatgggagtattagataaacttatagctagttttttatctacactgtaatattccatatagaatagggtagcagcacattgctgtgtatacctaatcttcttaataaaaaaaaatcagtaataaagattttaaattatagtttgtattattacaaatacaggactgtattatccttattaaatcatgttgaccatggatcattaagatctcatgttgatatgtaatacaagtcatatttcttttgaactgctaatccatgctaatcattcattaaattgtgcattatgtctaaatttttcacttccttggatatactgtacagtacaaaaagataggataaaaataaaccagtaatatttctttcattatatttttcatttaaataactgcatcaatatttttacagctgacaggatttgttttccaatacaggtgcattatttgttaaaaaaaatttggtttattgttacacacaatggtgctacatagccttcccagcttggtgccttcttttaatacttactgattaaaaaataaataataaatacattttattcaggaaaagtacatacagttgatttacaaacataatgttggatttataggcagagctagtacatacaatacctaaagccactaatactcatagaatttcgggcaaggtgtgggggggggaaaaaaaaacagactaaaacttaatagtaatcgggattaggtataaattgtgttgaaagaaggaataaaaaatacaaaaagggggttaacatagcataaatcagcaattacacatgttggtgaacagcgttgtttaaaaaatagcaagacatggattgacatttaggaggcaagttaggttacatggagttaattaggcagtacttggtttaactcttaaactggttgagagaggtacagcctttgacatgattcgggaggtcattccacattctgggtcccttgatttgtagagcacttctagtttggttacacacagccaaattgagtaacagttagaggtcttggacacaaatttgttccatactaaatgtagaggaatcagctgagtattcctcaaataaaataagttgcctcagcttataacgtaaataaaataagcatttctcaaataagtagctgcctcacctcactgccttactgctacatagctttcccggcatggtgccttcttttgataattacttgttccacacccaaattgtataacaggaagaggtcttggacccctacttctctcttttttaataatctatatagtcataattatagctttaagtattcaatgaataaagtgtgacatttttacccttttccttacctaacatcatttgtgcagcatatttttattttatgtctcacccagatttaatttcaaaataaaaccaaactaaataaattagaaatgggtatgtatagctaaggtacacccttactactaggtgaacaggggcatttggtgatagtaaatgatcccatcaggcagggctcatcacctctcatatttcatgttcaccagtgtttatttaataactactggtataatatcttgctattataaaactaattctactatcatcaaacacacatttacttcaagtttcaagcagagaatgcatatacagtataactaacacgaaggactcctctccactagattcaccagctataatattttggtcatgttccaatatcataaatcgatcccagtgttatgtagtagagaaaaaatgacttgtatccagtttacgtaaagctacgagtggtcgaaaccacactcaaatcccggaatgaacttacgaaggtttttccacttagggtagctaattgaatacggacgtagccgccacgaacggcgctaagacggaaaacgctcttagccaagaggaaaaaccttcgtaagtaccttcctgaatccggcccctggtctTCCAACATGGTCCAACTTTTTGGGGttagtcgcccaccccatgagtctGAGAAGGGACAAGAATAACAATTTGATATGAAATGAGTCTGACACtccttcacgaatgtgcccccatacccaccatagagccacaattaaggggcaggacacccaacaagaagctatcgccgatcatgctgggGGCCCCCCACCAGGGGTGcgtcatgagtatacgccccacaaacgccaccttaaggaccgtcagtccgtcgagatcgggttcagtgacaaaaggagaatcgacaataaaagggtcccctcgctctctACGTTGGTTACTAAAGTTCTACGGGCACACAAGTATGCCTacccaagcacccgggcatcaaaatagaagtccaaaagaataatcaaaactagCAAAAGGTCGGCAAGAAACGACAagtagataggagaagaggggggagaaaaacgaaataaggaaaagaaaaagcgatccggcacaattgaagAAGACAGCGacaggagcataaggccacaaaaggacagaggactgtcccatggagcatcacactccggcagtcaACCACCAAGCctcccctcacggcatcaacaggccggatggggagggggagtaaTACATAACTCATTTGTATTTTTTCTATTTGTTATATATCAAATACATTCCCTAATGTTAATATCTTATTACTTCATCAATGtccaaaacttttttttttttgtttattatccAATTTTGGTGTAACCTTCACATCCTGGAGAAGTGCATACCAGTCCCTAAGTATGTGAAGGGAGAATTAAATTGGTCAACTAATAAATCAGTCACAAAGCACAGAACTTGGGACTTCAAATTTATTTAGGCCGATTTTCAGATTTCAAGACtatttttctttgtctctttagggcaTTTTTGATTAGGAGATCAGTTTAAGTATAAACTGttgggggggaaaaaaaaaaaaattatatcccCCAAATCATTATAGTAATTACttttggtggggggtggggttacGTTTTATTTTACTCCAACACATTGACCTACAACGGTCACATtcaagtacgaatgccaaacaatgtttattaaaccTTACAAGCAAATTCATTAATTACAACTGCCTTATAATTGAGGTTATCGACAACAAATATGTAAAACTAGAATTTCAATTTTCTTCAGTATCCAAAAATCTAGTTTCTGACCAATTCTCTCCATTTTTATAtatagtgtgcacagctgtctgttctacaatctctATAGAATTTATTTTTTCCATGAACACTAAACGTATGGAGTTTACAATTTGTTTTCTAACTTTACGCATactatttcaaatgccatatttatttatttttccccCCAAACtgtactgaaaacctatattctaaatatatgaaaataaagaTGTTATGCTATTCTGAGATCACAACACCAAATGAACATTTGATGATCAAGTGTTTTATATTTTTTGCAGCCAATTTCAAAACCAAAAGTTTCCAATATTAAATTTTATAATTATCATCTTCAAGTTACATTGGTATCCTTTAGACCAAGTTTGCGCATTTGTCTAGTAGATTATGTATAAAACATTTGAAAGCGTCTCGGCAAATTTTGAAAACAGAGCTACTGTATATGTACGACTTCACGAGACATTTtgcacagcttaagggttaaagaaCCATCTTACCTGGGTACTACAATTTATCCAGGGTGTATAAACAGGGCTTCTTGAATACTTGAAGTAAAGTTTTATTGGCAATTACAAATACATTAAACTTCAAAACAATTAGGATTATGAAATAATTACCTTAACTGCATTCTGTCAAGGATAACCAAGACATTACAATGAAGCGAAGATACTAATGATGGAAAAGGCGGAGGTTTGTATGTACAAGAGTCATCGAGTGTTCATCACACGCCTCTACCACAATGTTGTCATTGGTAGATCCTGATGGACTGATGATGTAATCTACACCACTCTGGAATGTTTAGGATGCTTAGTAATGCTAACACTGGTAGGTTCTCCAATACTTAGAGATATACAAGTCAAGCTTGCCAAGCATTTTATTTGATAaagttaaatatactttaagagttGAAAGACAAACGATGCAAGTTAAACATACCTGTTTTGCTCTATCAACATTATCTCTAAATGGGAAGAAAGCATCTGAAGACAGTGCAACACCACTCAATTTCTTTGCCCACAAATCTTTTTCTTCTTGTGTAAGGGGAGCCGGAACTTCTTCAAGCACAGCTGCAAACTGGGACTCCGGCATATCTTTCCCTAATTTTGAAAATTAGTGTGGTAAATACAGTATTAAAATTCTACACACATTACAAGTTTCTCCATTTTAGAACAAAATTTAACAATTTGTACAGAAACCTCTGTACAAATTTTTTTACATAATGAGACATACAAAATTTATTATAGGCTTCACATTTCCTTGGCAACtgggtattaaaaaaaaaattaaaaagccaATATTCAGTACAAGTAGTATTACTGCATTTACCAAGTTCAGCAGAACACAAATCTAGCCAGACATAGGGGAAACTTAGGTTGGAAATCAGGTAGAAAAATAAAGACTAGATCATTTATACTATTGTTCCCAATATTAATACTTTAGGTGTCACCCCTAaaaaaaatttatacccatttgatAGAATTTTTAAAATACTCACCCACAGTACCAGAGACAAAGTTGTCAATGGCATTAGACTTTTCTGCTCTCTTCACTCCATCCTTAAACTTCATGCCCAACACACGAGGATGATGACGTAACCACCTAAGAATTTATCAGTTCTAAAGTACTGTACAACAGCAAAaacaaaagttaaaaaaaaaaagtgtgctATTTTTAGTACTTTCAACCAGAATGTGGCATTAGCTACTTCAGTACCTAGTCATAATGAAAATTATGCTCTAGTTCAACTGTAGTGACCATAAACACCAATACTTGCCAGTTGTTGGTCTTGTCTCCTGCAAGTCTTGTGCAATGAATACGAGATTGCTGACCTGCACCAATTCCTACCACCTGCCCATTTTTAGCATAGCAAACAGAGTTGGACTGTGTGTACTTTACTGCAATGGTTGCAACGATGAGATCACGAGTGGCTTCTTCAGTCAGCTGGAAGAAAAGgtttacaaataaaaaaaaaaaaaaattatttcaagATATGGGGTTGTATGTAGGAAACTGACATTTTACAGTGCCTGCCCAGGAAAGTTTTGTACCTTTTTGTTTTTAGATACAATGTTACCAAGAAGCTCGGGCGTTATTAAAGCgtcattcctcccttgctccagaGTCAGACCAAATATGGTACGACGCTCTTGAAGACTTCCCTCATATGCAGGATCCATCTGTCATGACAAAATCAAGATTCAGAATCAAGTACGCCATTGGCCAAGTACATTTTACAAGCAATAACGCGGCACTTTATTAGTTTGGAGCCGTTCAAGTGTTTATGCCAAATGGTTAAAGGAGTAATGTTTAACCAGCTGTTTGCTaagaattactgaacaaaaaCACATCACAAGGCAACAGAATTTGGCCTTACAGGAGGAAAGGAACAATGTACCTAGGTGTGGCAAACTTAAACTTGTTGAATGAAGGTTATGAGAACATTTTTAAACCAAAggcaaaaaaaaaactaaataccACTACTTTGGCAAACAAAAATCTCAAATCATGTACAGGTAAGGTTAGAATaaatttgcatttattaaacCATTTAGGTTAGGAATAATTTATGCATGCTACACTTTTAAACTTAAACTAAAAAGTCTAGTAAAAATGCTTTCACAAGCATTTTTTGGTGGTTTGGAACTAAATGATCCAGTTTATTCTTTGTCGGAAAGTTATTCTGTACATAGCCTTCTGGAATTAATCATGTTTCAGCACCAaggtactgttttttttttttttttaactttaccACTAGCCAATTTAATGAACATTAGCAAAAGTAATGTAAACTAGAGTGGTAAATATTGCTATACATAGTCTAGTAAGAATTTGTCATAAGGTCAGCGCCGCCTCCACAAATATTTAACTTCAGTTTAATTCTTTGCACACCATAATATGccaactagtttttttttttttttttttgggggggggggggggtagggggtcaaACTTTAACCTCACTTGCCTGCAAGATACAGTAGTTTCCACCTTTTTTCTTCTTTAAAAGTGCCAAGGCCTCAGCCGAGTACCCAGGAGCAACAACACCATCTGACACCTGTGAACATCAAAGTATCAAAATTAGATGCTCTATAGTAAATTATGAACATTATTAAAGCAGAAGCATTAGGGTTCAGAACTTACCTCCCTAGATATAATCTTTGCCGTAAGAAGATCACATTCATCCGAAAGAGCCACAAAATCTCCAAACGAAGACATACGATCGGCTCCTCTGGCCCTAGCATAAGCAGTCGCCAGGGGTGTCAGGTCTTCTAGGTCATCCACCATGCATACCTTCATCTGAACCATGGACAATTAAAGACATTTCAGACAAATATTTATGGCCAGTGTAGTTTATGCACTTCATTGTATCAATGCAGCAAGGGATTCAAGATTGAGATTAGTGGGAGATCAACTTGCCTCTGTCTCATCTAGGGGATTAGCTACAGCAGCCCCAGCGGGAGATACATGCTTGAATGAAGCGGCAGCAGGTAGGTCAAGGGCAGCACGAAGTTCTTTGACTAACTGCCAGGCATTTAGAGCATCACAGAGGTTTATGAAGCCAGGGGATCCATTTACAGCTGTCAAAGAAGCATTTTGCTTTAAGTCCTGCAAACAGCCTGAAGGATCTTTAAAGTATTGCCACATTAACTTAAATGTCCCACACTCAAAGACATGCACCACAGTTCCAAGCCCAATACTCTTGTGCAAATTTATTAACAAAActatttaggggggggggggtaatgtgtgcgcatgttattactcacttgttagAGGAAGCTTAGCATCTTGAGTAAAGACTTGAGCAGGCTTTTGGTGTGGGTTCATGCCATAGCGAAGAGGCAATTGTGACACTCCGGCAGAGTAGGTTTTTCTAAAGTAGTCACTGATGTGATCATCATACTGGGCAGTGTGGGTAAATGCCTTTAGTGCCAACTTTTGCCTTAAAGGGGGAAGATAAAGGCATTAATAGGTTACTGCTCTGTATACACTAGttaatttaagcatttcaaaaagCCCCATTAGATTCAAACACCAATTAAAAATGGTTTAAACATTTAGAAAAGACTTAAAAGCCCAGTGTTGGTAGTATGGTAGAGTAAATTATCAGTTCCAAAGACTGGGAAAGTTTACTCCTTAATGCAGTCAACATGTTCACTCACATTTTAGTCAAACCAAGATCTACACCCTTTCCAGATTAAATGTAGTCAATTTTATTTTTCGGTACATAAAACTAACACTTGCCTCGTTTCAGGTAAAGTGTCTCCAGTTTTCAGTTCTTCTATAACCAAGTCATAATCCAGAGGATCACAGACAACAGTGACACGACTATGATTCTTGGCAGCAGCACGGAGGAGTGTTACGCCACCTATGTCAATGTTCTCTACCGCCTCTTCCACAGTAACACCCGCTTTGCCGATTGTCTTCACAAATGGGTAGAGGTTACACACTACAACCTGTGTTTAGGTAAACCACGATTGCAATTTTATAAATTTGCCTACTTAATTTTAGGGGGGAGAAAACTAAAATACGTAAATAGTACTGTATACAGGTACTGTATTTAAATAAACATGAAAATTTTAACCATATAGCTACCAAAACTTGCCTGGATGATGTCAATATTTCTGGCCTTAAGATCGGCAAGGTCAGCTGCAGTGTCTCTGGCAAGGATGCCACCATGGATGGTGGGATGAAGCGTCTTTACACGTCCTCCCAACATCTCTGCTGCTCCAGTTACTTCAGCTACTTCAGACACCTAAACCCCATTTTAAAAATGGTCATTATATGCCAAATCACTAGTTCCAAACCCAAGCATTTCCGCGTTACGTAAATTTCGTAGGATGTTAGTACATTAAGCGACAGATATAAAATTTTAGCCCTCCAATTTACACACAGCAGTACTGTAATGCCAATAAGGAAACTAAAAAAAACTTTTTAGCTTGCAAGCAAAACTTTTGTATTTTTCTTCTAGTCAAGGTAGAACTTGTTTGGTTTGAAGCCAAGGATGCACCGTTTATTAAATACTAGTGTCAAGTACATTACTTTATGCTTTTATTTCAAGATGACAAAACTTCACTAATACCTCGAAATGCATTCAATTTTTTGGGGAAAAGCCAAGTgtatcacttggctgcttttcttttggggggagggggttggaaaGTTTGTACAGGTATACTACATATAGTATATTTAAGGTCACATGTGATCATCAAATGAAGGaattaatatactgtatacacattTCCTTAGTTTTAAAAGACATGCACAGGAAGGTCTACCTAAATTAGAAGGCTATGAACATTCAAGAACTTTGTCTTCATACTGGCAACCCTGTTTATATATGGCACTTAACAGCCCTAAAGGTTTTGTGCATGCCAGTTAATGTTCCACCAGCCTACCAAATTTCTTGAAATTTCAAGATGGTTGGGTTTAAAATCTATTTTACATAGAAATCACCTTTAATTAAGAAAAATTCTCCAGGTAACCTAAATATTTCTGCAATTTTAATGGCAAAGCAAGGACTTTTGTAAATTAGTAGCATCAAAAATATATATGGTAGCATACCTCTAAACAGGTGGTGCATAACTTTTACATTTTTAGAATAGATTTTTTAAACCAGAAAATTAAGCCAAAATGTACAACACACAGTAGATGCACAATGACCAGAGGTCGAAGTTTTCAGTCACTTGAGGAATGAACGTTTCCCCAAATATATTTCTTAGGAA from Procambarus clarkii isolate CNS0578487 chromosome 32, FALCON_Pclarkii_2.0, whole genome shotgun sequence includes the following:
- the LOC123759323 gene encoding bifunctional purine biosynthesis protein ATIC, with amino-acid sequence MASVTKLALLSVSDKTGLVELAKGLTTAGLKLVASGGTATKLKDAGLQVSEVAEVTGAAEMLGGRVKTLHPTIHGGILARDTAADLADLKARNIDIIQVVVCNLYPFVKTIGKAGVTVEEAVENIDIGGVTLLRAAAKNHSRVTVVCDPLDYDLVIEELKTGDTLPETRQKLALKAFTHTAQYDDHISDYFRKTYSAGVSQLPLRYGMNPHQKPAQVFTQDAKLPLTTVNGSPGFINLCDALNAWQLVKELRAALDLPAAASFKHVSPAGAAVANPLDETEMKVCMVDDLEDLTPLATAYARARGADRMSSFGDFVALSDECDLLTAKIISREVSDGVVAPGYSAEALALLKKKKGGNYCILQMDPAYEGSLQERRTIFGLTLEQGRNDALITPELLGNIVSKNKKLTEEATRDLIVATIAVKYTQSNSVCYAKNGQVVGIGAGQQSRIHCTRLAGDKTNNWWLRHHPRVLGMKFKDGVKRAEKSNAIDNFVSGTVGKDMPESQFAAVLEEVPAPLTQEEKDLWAKKLSGVALSSDAFFPFRDNVDRAKQSGVDYIISPSGSTNDNIVVEACDEHSMTLVHTNLRLFHH